In the Glycine max cultivar Williams 82 chromosome 6, Glycine_max_v4.0, whole genome shotgun sequence genome, gttgaagagtcgttagacgaagatgacagtgttgacGGTATATCAGATACAGACAATGAAGTCCCCGAGATGATTCcaccagtaagaattgttcacccagcagaaggtatgatttcctcttaaaaaatacttcagtcaatatatttattatttcacgacaattgtatttaatgccaaataagtatgatttgaattttttttggactataaggtgtacaaggaattcagaatccattttggaatgatgctttgcattataataatatcaactggagtcatcctgatgaggaggacatttgtggtttggagaTGCCATCCACTTTTAATGTTggtcaagaattatatgttggcatggaatttgatagtaaagatgcggtcaagAATGCGGTCAAGAATGcggtcaaacaatatgttatgagggtgcatcaaagtttcaaagtggttgaaagcaaatgggacaagtatgtggtttgttgcttgaatagAAATGCAGAttgtccttgccctttctaCATGAGGTCAATCCTATCTAAAAAGACTGATTCATGGAAAGTCActcaatggggtggaccacacacatgtctcaatatgaccatgacccaagatcacgagaaacttgattcagatttaattgcgacttgtgtagtaggtaagtattttatgttcatattatgttattgtttagccttaattgtcatttaaattttgttattctattgacaggcatgatcagagaagatccatcgataaaaatttcattgattcaagaaaggatTAACAGTCAATTTGCGTACAAGGTGTCctacaaaaaagcttggttgacgaaacagaaagccattgctattgaatatggcgattgggatgagtcatatgcgaaactttcgtcgtggctaacacacatgcaaaatcattctcctggatcgtattttcaaatactacatgacgattttatcgttGGAAATACGGTTAGTCGCGAACACCGCCAATTTCATAGAGTTTTCTGGACATTTGgccaatgtaaagaggctttcaagtactgtaagccaatcatacaagttgacggcacacatttgtacggcaaataccgtgggaccctcttaatggccacatcccaagatggaaatggtggtgtccttcctctagcattcgcggtggtggaaggtgagacgttgacagcgtggtcatggtttttggcacacttgcgtgaacatgtcacagataaaaatggtatttgtctaATATCTGATCGACACGCAAGTATAAAGTCCGCTgtcgctaacgaagcacttggctggcaacctccccacggttatcatgtctactgcgtgcgacacatagcaagcaacttcaatcgaaaattcaataatgcaaaacaaaaagaaatgttgaagaaattgggtaaaatttcatatttgatggccacgtttattttactttcatatGTTGGGAAAAATCTTCCGCTTGAACAATCTCCCTTCGTCTGTCAAAACctcgagtttcaacacttgactgaagcatgtgaaactgttgtgggggaaatcgacgctctgatgctggaccatgtgCCACAAGCTCAGTGATCCTCTCTTGCTCTTGGGATAAAATCGCTAACTTTTCCACATatggcacgagatcatcaactgtccatgtgtttcgcccttgtggtgacaccatatactgCAATGTCTCGGTAACTTCACCCTGCAATTATTAGGGTAAGGAAATTAATGTCgatgctttaaaaaataaattgaagttaaataattaaaaagaaagaaataccaatgtagccgtgtttgcattgtttgggtcgataaacatttttgttttgcgcctataccacaccatgtaatccgagttaaaactcaataggcccTCTTGTCGAGCATAAACGTCGACCCTAAACTCAGCTTGATTATTCCACTGACTGATAAATGGGGCCAACAGCTGGAACCAATTTTCATCCATTTTGCCTTTCAGTGTTAGCCCGTGGACATTCCATGGTTGCGAAGGAGACTCcggaataggttgttgcattccaaattgtcgcaacactctatccggttggtgccactctacaacatggaaacaaatgagTGGCACCACTGCGCACCACGCCATACTGCCAACCAAACAAATGGGAGGCAACATCGACATAACAGTTGTTGTGTAAGGCTCCCACAGAAACTGCATACAATAACACAATTGTTAATTTATCTTAAAccatgacattttatttattatttaacaaatacaTGATGATCTTGttacctcatgtcgtttcatgatatccaatttgcgacggaaaactattagatcatcattgccaatatgttggtttccacgtcgcagccacctacaaaaaaaatatgaaataattagtgCCGACGCATtacattattgattattttcaaatgaaattttttaaaaaaaaactaacctgTGTCCGAGTGGTTTGTTTTCCATTATAGGAGGAGTtctctttggagccaaagtcgtgcagcgttcccatgcccacatttggattaagatgcacatacctccgattgattttattttgtaatcagtggcgctgcacatctctctgtatAAATAAGCAAGCACGGCAGGTCCCCATGCATACGTGCTGCACTGTTCAAAGTCCCGTAAAAATTGGAGGTACCTTAGGGAAACTTTACTGctgcttttgtcaacaaatAGAACTCCTCCTATGAATCTGAGGATCcatgcacgggtaaacctttgtaattgttcTACGTTCCCGTCATGGATATTTATTTCtgaaaaatggtgagccagccaacttaatttgaccacactgccttgaagttcaccttcctgtggtctgactcccaataattcTTCACACAATTCAGCCCAATAAAGATTAGTCtgaccaattaatggtgccccCTCAGTATGAAGACCTAACAACACTGAcacatcttgaagagtaatcgTAGCCTCTCCGCATCTCAAGTGAAACGTGTGTGTctcgggcctccatctttcaatcaaggCTGTAATTAATGAAGAATTAATTTTCAGGTACCCCATTTTCATTATCCAATAGAATCCTGATTGGCGAAGCAGAGGAATAATTTCCTCTGGTATTTCTTCTTGTCCTTGATAGATGGGTACAGCTCGTCTGATATGTAACTTCCTGTCTGGTtctccattccaaacatgttcggAAACATGTTTAGGTTGCAGCCATAAAACGTCTCCATCTATTGGACCAGACTTAATGTGTATACCAGATGAAGATGAGGATGAAGATGCCATTAATACTGTAAAGTAAAAtgtaatacaaaaaattaacaacaaaaattgtacattaaaaaaattaactacatttaaataaatgctttaaaatactctacaattaaaaaaattacaaacttaATAGCTAcaccaattaaaataaatgaccaacttaaaatacataaatttgttacacgtacaaaaatttaacacaaaaaaacttaaaatactacctaaaatactttacaaataacaaaattaaaaattacatagctacacaaatttaaataaattaccaaattaaaatacataacaaaattaaaaatttaaacacgtacataaatttaacacaaaaaaacttaaaatactatctaaaatactctacaaataacaaaattaaaaattaaatatgtacaaaaatttaaataaatgaccaaattaaaaatacataacaaaattaaaaattttaacacttacataaatttaacaaaaataaattaaaatacgacctaaaatactctacaaataacaaaattataaattaaatacctacacatatttaaataaatgaccaaattaaaataaataacaaaattaaaaatttaaacacgtacataaatttaacacaaaaaaacttaaaatacaacctaaaatactctacaaataagaaaattaaaaattaacataccaacataaatttaaataaatgaccacaTTAAAATacttacataacaaaattataaaataaaatacgtacttaaatttaacacaacatatattaatttactaactaaaatactctacaaataacaaaattaaatattaaaatatctacataaatttaaataaatgaccatatttttttccaattattaaaatttaaattaaataacatatattatacacaaaaaatggcattaaataaaaaaattaccatggaatcaaaaatttaaacaacatacatatataaaattaataaaatatcatatatttcagtaaaaattataaataagtcaattaaataatatccactgtctaactaaaactaaaaataccatatataaaatacaaataatatcatacaaacctaataaatctaaaccaattaataataatataacagcTAAAATTAAGGTACAAATCattttatcacaaataataacatatgaaTTTAAAATCAACTAACCTACAACTAacgtataaaataataatataccaactcaaatttgtaacatatactacttaaaatttaaaagttccaGCTAATATCAACTAAAGTtgtcaagttaaaaaaaacttaccaaTTTGAGCAATCACTTAACAGCAATACAAGACCAACCActtaagaagagaagagaaactaCTTAGGAAGAGGAGAGAGTTATTGTcctacaaaaataaacaaatgtatcaaataaaattaagttaacatatatagttatataacataataatatttatcattGATAAATACTTACCAAACAGAAAACGCAggaacaaaataacaagaagGCTGGGAGAACTTATGAGGAACAatatcaaaaaagaaagaagtgcaAGGAAGGCGCGGCTGTGATGAACAACGACCTTCTTCTTTTATAAGGGAACGGGAccgatttttttaaatcaagcaAACCGCCAGCCTTGCTGGCGGTTCCTTCTCCAAGCAAATCGCCGTTCGTACTGGCGATTCCAAGCCCGCCTGCACCACTGCACCACTGCTGCACCTGCGCCACTGCTGCACCTGTGCGCCTAGCCTAGCCCTCAGCCTAGGaactcgccagtcaaactggcagTTCCCTATGCATGGCTATGTCGCCATTGCAACCAGCGATTCCTTCAGAATCACCAAACTCGCCAGTGGTACTGGCAGTTTGGGTGCTGTATGCATGCATGCCACGTAAAAAACAGCCCCATCgtgcaaatttttttaaaaagaccccatctggggaaatattttgtaaaagaacCCCAGATGGGGAAATTTGCCTAAAACTGTGTGTTCCCTCTCTGTGCCAGCCTAAACACCCTTTGACAGATTCGGTTCTATTTCTAGAAACAATAAAACAATGTTTtcgagaaaggaaaaaaaaaagttcaacgtTTTCAGTTTTGCCTTGTCTTCaagtcttgtaaaaaaaaaaaaagaggttactgcataaaaaaaagaggttacTGCATAAAACAATGTTTAGAATTTTCATCTTATATGATAGTCTATTACCAAtcgtttaataataataattacatttttatgcTGAATAATAAGTGCATTTAAACTCAAGCAGTTGAGAAGTCGATATAATTTGAGAGGTTCTACCTTCtccttttttaagttttaaccatGAAAAAATTacagtttcttaaaaaaaattcttataaaaattattcaataatatttaGACAATTAACGTAGAATATTCCtagcattttttaatttatcgtattttatttaacataataCGTGAAAGTCGCTTTAAAGGGATGTTAACtatcttaataatatttatagataaaaaaactaCCTTAATAATACAATGAGTACATATGTACAgctctaaaaaaaattgcatatgtACAATTGTACATGCTAtactgaattatttttttctttttttttcaataattcacGTAACTTTCATAGTGATCATTctcttttcctcttctttttttaggAATATATTGGATGATTTTATTCGGCTATATGGGCAACTGCCAGCACAAGTGTAAAACAACATAAATGTatcaaaataaatgaatagataatttttttaaaaaaatacaagatgGATTCAGCATTCATTTTTCTAGAACCAATAAATTCGAATGAAAATaagattagattttattttttttatttggatctTTCAATTTAGATTCATATTCATCTATCTTTTTTTGATAATGAAAGAGAGTCAAATTTATTCTTAACTCATCTTGAAACATGACATATCTACTAAattataacttaaaataaaattaatgatgaagtaaataatttaacctTACTTTAGTATTTTCTAAGAAACTAACAACTATTATCTCTTtataatagaataaattagATTAACATCgtataaaaattattgagattgtatatttttttcttacatctAAAACAATTCATATTCTAAGAATACACGGTATAATGTGTTTCCTGAGTAAGTAACAGGGTGTATTAATGTAAAGTACAATATAATATGtctcaaataattaaaagaggTTAGTATAAATCATTAAGTACGTGAATAAACtgacataaattattataaaatagtaaGATGGAGGATTATGTCGTTGATAATGATCTCAAAGATACataagatttataaaaaaaaaataacatagagataaaaataaaaaagaaaataaagtgagGATATGGAAagaaatttaatgaaatttattctttataatatcATGCTGTAAAAAGTGAAAGAAAGGATTGTTGATTAATGTTCTACTTTTATACCAAAATAAACAAAGTCACGTTCCGCTCAGAAACGACATCAGTGCATCACTTTACTGggttcaaatcaaatcaaagaaaAGTTATCACAGCTGAAGTACGACTAGCCACAGGTCATAGGTTAattatatctcttttttttagttttgtttatttGGCCACCAATATGATTATTATTGTGATTGTTATCACTGTCAACTAAGATttattattacatattttaattttaatataatttatatttttaaaaatatttattataaattactgtttttagttgtataaaatagatattataattaaaataagaatatgcttgattttttaaaaaaatataatttatatattttatgtaatgCATGGgctaaaaatagtaaaacaagcatatgtttgatttgttaaaagttataatacgggatacaatattttttttgttttacctttgatttgaaaaaaattagagaacaatacaaattaaataaggacaaaataaaatctataatttttattttattgatgttatgtgaatagtatttatttttctcattcttatataagaaaaatattctcATGAAATACATTCTTTATATTATAGAGGATGTATTTAGTTATTGTGATTCTTTTTATgagagaactaaaaaaataaatattaactattagatcatatatcatatatgattgacctaaatttattattttattctctcaTATGATACACCCTTGTATCATAAGGTATGCACacatgtgaaaaaaatatatgttagatCTTATTATGAATGatcaaattaaaacacaaattatGTAATATTGTTAAaagttatacaatttttttaagtgataaatgatttcaaattttaatcacTCATACATGATTATACT is a window encoding:
- the LOC113001854 gene encoding protein MAIN-LIKE 2-like, whose protein sequence is MASSSSSSSGIHIKSGPIDGDVLWLQPKHVSEHVWNGEPDRKLHIRRAVPIYQGQEEIPEEIIPLLRQSGFYWIMKMGYLKINSSLITALIERWRPETHTFHLRCGEATITLQDVSVLLGLHTEGAPLIGQTNLYWAELCEELLGVRPQEGELQGSVVKLSWLAHHFSEINIHDGNVEQLQRFTRAWILRFIGGVLFVDKSSSKVSLRYLQFLRDFEQCSTYAWGPAVLAYLYREMCSATDYKIKSIGGMCILIQMWAWERCTTLAPKRTPPIMENKPLGHRWLRRGNQHIGNDDLIVFRRKLDIMKRHEVTRSSCIC